CGTGGCTGGTGGCGTCGAGCGGTGCCCAGGCGAGGTCGCCCTCGGGCTGGCGCTCGTTGTGCACGATGAGCAGGTGGTCGTCGGCGGGCTCGATGTCGTAGTCGATGCCATCGCGCCGGGGGGCGACGCAGCGCATGGGACCTGTGGGGTCGTGGGCGTCGATGAGGTGGACCTCGGAGGTGGTCTTGCTGCCGAGGCCGAGCATGATCCACCGCTCATCGCGGCTGGCGCCCAGACCCATCCAAAAACGCTCGTCGTCCTCGCGGTGCACGAGGGTGTCGGCCTCGCGGGCGGTGCCGACCTCGTGGCGCCACACCTCGTGCGGGCGCCATGCGTCGTCGACGGTGATGTGGAAGAGGTGGCGGGCGTCGTGGGAGAACGCGAGCCCGTAGCCGGCCCCGGTCACGGCCTGGTCGAGGACCTCACGCGTGGCGATGTCCATGACGACGACGTCGAAGCGCTCGTCTCCGGTCACGTCGACCGCGTAGGCCATCCGGGAGTGGTCGGCGCTGATCTCGAAGCCGCCGAGGGAGAAGAACTCGTGCCCCTGCGCGAGCTCGTTGCCGTCGAGGAGCACCTGCTCGCCCGGCAGCGGCTGCGTGGGGTCCAGCTCGGGGACGGCCGCGCGGTCGGTGAGCGGCGCACGGCACTGGATCGCGTACTGGCTGCCCTCGACGGTGCGGGCGTAGTACCACCACTCCCCGGCGGCGACGGGCACGCTCAGGTCGGTCTCGAGGGTGCGCTCCTTGATCTCGTCGAAGAGCCGCTGACGAAGGGGGGCCAGGTGCGCCGTGGTCGCCTCGGCGTAGACATTTTCGGCCTCGAGGTGCGCGATGACCTCGGGAGCCTCGCCGTCACGCAGCCACTCGTAGGGGTCGGCGACGTCCTCGCCGTGGTGGGTGCGGGTCCACGGCTGCTGCGCCGCGATGGGAGGTGTGGGGCGCTGCCCCGGTGCTGCACTCATGCTGATACCGCCCGTGCTCCGAGGATGACCTTGAGGTCGCCGATCAGCGCCTCGGTGGGTTCGACCCGATAGCTCGCGTCGACGGACATCGTCACCGAGCGGCCGGGTTGGACGAGCTTGATCTGCACGTCAGTGCTGCCGGGGTGCTGGGCGAGCACCTGCTTGACCTCTTCGATGCGCCCGGTCGTCGCCCGGGCGTAGTCGAGGGTGAGCACGACGGGCCCGCGGGGACCGTCGGTGATCTCGGGGATCGTCAGGTCCTCCGCATACAGCGAGACCGTGTCGTCGCGCGCATTGACCCGGCCACGCACGACGGCGACGATGTCCTGGGTGAGCATCGTCTGCACCGTCAGGTAGGTCTTGGGGAAGAAGAGGCACTCGATCGCGCCCTCGAGGTCCTCGACGGTCGCGATCGCCCAGAGGTCGCCCTTCTTGGTGCGCTTGACGCTCAGACCCGTGACGAGGCCGGCGACCGTGACGTGGCTGCCCTCCTTGACCCCGGAGTCGGGCTGGGTGAGCGCCGCGATCGAGGTGTCGGCGGCGCGCTGCAGCACGTGCTCGACGCCGAAGAGCGGGTGGTCGGAGACGTAGAGGCCGAGCATCTCGCGCTCGTTGGTCAGCTTGGTCTGCTTGCTCCACTCGACGTCCGGGACCGGCCGCAGCCCCATCCCCTCGATGCCGGCACCGGGCGCCTCGGCCTGGTCGTCGTCGCTGCCGAACATGTCCCACAGCGAGTCCTGGCCGATGGCCTCCTGGCGCTTGACCCCGACGAAGGCGTCGACGTACTCCTCGTGGACCATGACCAGGCCCTGGCGCGGGTGCCCGAGGTCGTCGAAGGCTCCGCCCATGATGAGCGACTCGATGGTGCGCTTGTTGCACACGGGTGCCGGGCACTTGGCGAGGAAGTCGTCGAAGGAGGTGAAGGCTCCCTTCTCCTCGCGCGCGGAGACGATCCCGTCGACGACGTTGCGGCCGACGTTGCGGATCGCGTGCAGGCCGAAGCGGATGTCGCTGCCGACGGCGGCGAAGGTCCCGACCGACTCGTTGACCGATGGCGGCAGCACCTTGATGCCCATGCGGCGGCACTCGTTGAGGTAGAGCGCCGACTTGTCCTTGTCGTCGCCGACCGAGGTCAGCAGCGCCGCCATGTACTCGGCCGGGTAGTTGGCCTTGAGGTAGGCCGTCCAGTACGAGACGAGACCGTAGGCGGCGGTGTGCGCCTTGTTGAAGGCGTAGTCGGAGAAGGGGACGAGCACGCCCCACAGCGCGGCGATGGAGGCCTCGTTGTAGCCATTGGCCTTCATCCCCTCGGAGAAGGGGACGTACTCGGCGTCGAGGACCTCCTTCTTCTTCTTGCCCATGGCACGACGCAGCAGATCAGCATTGCCGAGCGTGTAGCCCGCCAGCTTCTGCGCGATCTCCATGACCTGCTCCTGGTAGATGCAGTTGGAGAGCACCATGCCGGTGGACACGAAGTTGTGGACGTCGTCGACGGTGATGTCGTACACCGGCTCGGGCGGACCAGTCACCACCTGCTCGACGCGCACCCAGTCGAAGGATGCGTCGAAGTGGTCCTCCGCCGTTCCCATGGCCTCGAGGTAGGCCAGCGAGGTCTCGTTGAGCGGGTAGAGGCCAGAACCGTCGTACACGGGATGGGTCGTCTTGGCGGAGTCGACGTGTCCCTCACGCCAGAGGTGGCGTCGCAGGGCGGGAAGGGTGGCTGCCCCTGACCGCAGGCTGGCGCGGGCTGCCGGCGCCGTGGCGGCCCGAACGACGTCCCCGGCGTGGACGAGCATGTGCTCCAGCCCGACTCCCCGGCTGCGGGACGCCTTCGTCAGCACATCTCGCGGGGAGATCTTGCTCCGGTGGACCATGACGGGCGTGATGATCTGCCAGAAGCGCTCGTCGTAGACGTGCACCGTCCACGCGTCCTGGATGCCGTGGCGGGCCGACACATAGCTGTCGGCATGCGCGACACGGGACGGGATGCCGAGGCCGGCGAGCAGCTCCTGGACGTCCGTGGCCAGCTGGTGGCTGATCGTCTTGTAGTAGGCCAGCTTCTGGCCGACGTGGCCGTCCCCGTCCCAGAGGGCAGCCAGCATCCGGGTGCGCGACAGGACACTCGCTCGCTTGACGGCCTCAGGGACGAACTTGTGAGCAGCCGTCGTCTTGTCGACGTAACCGAGCTCGCGCAGCCATCGGTTGATCCCGATGGAGGAGAAGCCGCCGCGTTGCTGGTTGCCGCCGTTGCCCGTGCCCGCAGGTGATGCCGCGAAGCGCACCCGGGGCGCGGAGCGATCGAGGCAGTCGACGACCGGGTGGGTGTCGTCGAAGAGCCCGCGGGAGAGACGGATGACCTCTGCACGCAGCTGCGGGCTGGAGCTGATGAACGTGTTTTCGTAGAGGGTGATGTACCCGTCGGACACGAGATACCCGAGCAGCGCCGCTTCATCCGGCGTCACCGACGACGGATGCGTCCACTCCTGCACGTCTCGCGGCCGGGCGATCCGGTCGACACCCGGCACGAGCTCGCCCGCCGGGACCCAGCCCCGGGGAGTCAGGACCTTGTGATCACCTGACAGCCGCAGCATCTGTCCTGAGGACGTGTGGACAGCGAGGACGGGCTTGTCCGGCATCTGCCACCAATGGGTGACGCGACGCCGCACGACCTTGCCGTCGCCGTCCACCCCGAAGGTGAAGAAGCCGTCACGGACACGCTGCTCGAGCTCGTCCACGCGGACCCGCTCGCCGGTGTCAGCGTCGGTGATCGGCGTCTCGCCCGCGACGCACAACCCGTAGGTGGTGCCCAGGATCGGCCCGAGCGCGTCCTCCATCTGCGGCTGGAGCTTGCCCTTCAGCTGCGGGTCGAGCGGCACGACCTCCTGGCGGCCGTTCTTGCGCAGGGCGAAGTTGGTGTGCGCGTTGACACCCATCGGGCCGGGTCGGTAGAGCGCGAGGGCGGCGGAGATGTCCTCGAAGTTGTCCGGCTGCATCAGCCGCAGCAGGGTGCGCATGCCGCCACCGTCGAGCTGGAAGACGCCGAGCGTGTCACCGCGCGAGAGCAGGCGGTAGGTCGCCTTGTCGGTCATGTCCTTGCTCAGGGCGTCGAGGTCGATGTCCTCGCCGCGGTTGGCCGTGATGTTGATCAGGGCGTCGTCGAGGATCGTGAGGTTGCGCAGACCCAAGAAGTCCATCTTGACCAGGCCGAGCGTCTCGCAGGTCGGGTAGTCGAACTGCGTGAGGACCTGCCCGTCCTGCAGGCGGCGCATGATCGGGATGACGTCGATCAGCGGCTCGCTGGACATGATGACGCCGGCGGCGTGCACGCCCCACTGGCGCTTGAGGCCCTCGAGGCCCTTGGCCAGGTCGACGACCTCACCCAGGTGCTTCTCCGACTCGACGAGCTCGCGGAACTCCTGCCCCTCGCCGAAGCGGTCGTGGTCCTTGTCCCACATCTTGGCCAGCGGCACACCCTTGCCCATCACGTCGGCGGGCATCGCCTTGGTCAGCTGCTCGCCGACGTTGAAGGGGTGGCCCATGACGCGGGCGGCGTCCTTGACGGACTGCTTGGCCTTGATCGTGCCGTAGGTGGCGATCATCGCGACCCGGTCGTCGCCGTACTTGTCGGAGACGTAGCGGATGACCTCGGAGCGTCGGCGCTCGTCGAAGTCGACGTCGAAGTCGGGCATCGACTTGCGCTCGGGGTTGAGGAAGCGCTCGAAGATCAGGCCGTGCGGCACGGGATCGAGGTCGGTGATGCCCATGGCGTAGGCGCACATCGAGCCGGCACCGGAGCCACGGCCGGGGCCGACCCGGATGCCGTTGTCCTTGGCCCAGTTGATGAAGTCGGCGACGACGAGGAAGTAGCCGGGGTAGCCCTTGCCGACGATGACGTCGATCTCGTAGTCGGCCTGCTTCTGCGCGTACTCGGGGATGCCGTCGGGGAAGCGGCGGCCGAGCCCGGTCTGGATCTCCTTGATGAACCAGGACTGCTCCGACTCCCCCGGAGGGCACTCGAAGCGCGGCATGTACCGCCCTTCGCCCTCGACGAAGGAGACCTCGCACATGTCCGCCACGAGGAGCGTGTTGTCGCACGCGTCCGGCAGCTCGCGCCACAGGTGACGCATCTCGGCGGGCGACTTGAGGTAGTAGCCCTCACCGTCGAAGGAAAAACGGTCCGGGTCGTGCAGCTTGGACCCGGAGTTGATGCACAGCAGCGCGTCCTGGGCGATCGCGTCGCCCTGGGCGACGTAGTGCAGGTCGTTGGTCGCCAGCAGCGGCAGCTGCAGATCCTTGGCCAGGCGCATGAGGTCCTCGCGCACCCGGCGCTCGATCTCGTTGCCGTGGTCCATCAGCTCGAGGAAGTAGTGCTCCTTGCCGAAGATGTCGCGGAACTCCGAGGCCGCCTCGACGGCCTTGTCGTACTGACCCAGCCGCAGCCGGGTCTGGATCTCGCCCGAGGGGCAGCCCGTGGTGGCGACGAGCCCGTCGCCGTACTGCGACAGCAGCTCGCGGTCCAGGCGCGGCCACTTGGCGAAGACGGAGTCGAGCGAGGCCCGCGAGCCCATCCGGAAGAGGTTGTGCATGCCGGTGTTGTTGCGCGCCAGCAGGGTCATGTGCGTGTAGGCGCCACCACCGGAGATGTCGTCACGGGGGTTGGTGCGCTCGTCGCCCCACTTGACGCGGGTCTTGTCGGTGCGGTGCGTGCCGGGCGCGACATAGGCCTCGAGCCCGATGATCGGCTTGACGTCGTAGGACTGCGCCGTCTTCCAGAACTCGTGCGCCCCGAAGAGGTAGCCGTGGTCGGTCATCGCGATCGCCGGCATGCCCATCTCCTGGGCGGTCGAGAACATGTCCTTGATCCGCGCAGCCCCGTCGAGCATCGAGTACTCGGTGTGGTTGTGCAGGTGGACGAAGTTTTCGGAACGCGGCAGCTCGGACATCGACCCGAGTCTAGATCGCCCCTGCGACAACCCCGCACGCCGTCGGTCGCTCGCGGCCGACACTCGGCGCGTCGAGATGGAATGCCTGCTTCCCGCCGAGGCGGTGGGGGGCTAACGTCAGGAGTGACACCGCTGTCTACACCCACGGAGGGCCCCGGGATGTTCGTCCCCATGACCGTCAACGACTTCATCGGCCGCGCTGCGGCCGTCTACGGAGAGCGCGTCGCCGTCGTCGACGAGCCGGACCAGCCGGCACCGTCCCTGCAGGACGTCACCTACGCCCGCATGCGTCAGCTCGCCAACGCACAGGCGGCTCACCTGGACTCGCTGGGCATCGAGGTCGGTGACCGGGTCGCGGTCGTCTCGCACAACTCGGCCCGACTGCTCACCAGCTTCTTCGGCGTCTCCGGCTCCGGTCGCGTCCTGGTGCCCATCAACTTCCGCCTCGCGCCCGAGGAGGTCAAGTTCATCGTCGAGCACTCCGGTGCCCGCGTGCTCTACATCGACCCCGAGCTGACCTCCCTCATCGACGAGGTCTCGGCCGAGCACACCTTCGTCATCGGCGAGGACGAGCACCTCTTCGGTGGGATCGACCCCGCGACGGCCCAGCCGCGTCCGTGGGAGGCCGACGAGTCGGCCATCGCGACGATCAACTACACCTCGGGCACGACGGCTCGCCCCAAGGGCGTGCAGATCACCCACCGCAACATCTGGACCAATGCGGTCACCTTCGGCCTGCACGCGGGCATCAGCGACCGTGATGTCTACCTGCACACGCTGCCGATGTTCCACGCCAACGGCTGGGGCATGCCCTACGCCATGACGGGTGTGGGCGCCCAGCACATCGTGATCCGCAAGATCGACGGCGCCGAGATCCTGCGCCGCGTCGAGAAGCACGGCGTGACCGTCATGTGCGCGGCCCCGGCCGTGGTCAACTCCGTGCTGGCGGCGGCGGCCGAGTGGGACGGCGAGATCCCCGGGCGGGACACGGTACGCATCATCGTCGCCGGCGCGCCGCCGCCCACGCAGACGATCGCCCGCGTCGAGGAGGAGCTGGGCTGGGAGTTCATCCAGATCTACGGCCTCACCGAGACCTCTCCCCTGCTGACGATCAACCGCACCCGCGCCGAGTGGGACGACCTGTCGCCGCAGGATCGCGCCGCCAAGCTCGTGCGCGCCGGATCCCCCGCCATCGGCTGCACGATGAAGGTCGACGAGCAGAGCGGCGAGGTCCTCGCCCGCAGCAATGTGGTCATGGAGGGCTACTGGGACCTGCCCGAGGAGACCGAGCGGACCTTCGACGGCGGCTGGTTCCACACCGGCGACGGCGGCACGATCTCCGACGACGGCTACGTGACGATCAGCGACCGCAAGAAGGACGTCATCATCACCGGCGGCGAAAATGTCTCGTCGGTCGAGGTCGAGGACGTCCTCTTCTCCCACCCGGACGTGACCGAGGTCGCCGTCATCGGCGTCCCGCACGACAAGTGGGGCGAGACGATCATGGCTCTCGTCGTCGTCTCGGAGGGCTCCACGGCCACCGAGGCCGACCTGATCGCCTGGTGCAAGTCCAAGGCGGCCGGCTACAAGGCGCCGACCTCCATCGAGTTCCGCGACGAGCTGGCCCGCACCGCGACCGGCAAGCTGCAGAAGTTCAAGCTGCGCGCCCCCTACTGGGAGGGCCGCGAGCGCCAGGTCAACTGACCCGGCACGCAGCGAAGGGGGAGCCTCCCGGGCGACGGGAGGCTCCCCCTTCGCGCTGAGGCGGTCAGGACATGTCGGCGAGGCGGTCCAGCGCGGTCTGCAGGTCGTCCGGGTAGGTGCTCTCGAAGTGCACGTAGTCGCCGGTGCCGGGGTGGACGAAGCCCAGTCCCATCGCGTGCAGCCACTGCCGCTCCAGCCCGAGCTTCTTGCCCAGGGTGGGGTCGGCCCCATAGGTCGGGTCCCCGACGCAGGGGTGCCGAAGGGCGGCCATGTGCACCCTGATCTGGTGGGTGCGGCCGGTCTCGAGCGTCACCTCGAGCAGGGAGGCGTGGCGGTAGGCCTCGAGGAGCTCGTAGTGGGTGATCGCG
The genomic region above belongs to Janibacter limosus and contains:
- the dnaE gene encoding DNA polymerase III subunit alpha, with product MSELPRSENFVHLHNHTEYSMLDGAARIKDMFSTAQEMGMPAIAMTDHGYLFGAHEFWKTAQSYDVKPIIGLEAYVAPGTHRTDKTRVKWGDERTNPRDDISGGGAYTHMTLLARNNTGMHNLFRMGSRASLDSVFAKWPRLDRELLSQYGDGLVATTGCPSGEIQTRLRLGQYDKAVEAASEFRDIFGKEHYFLELMDHGNEIERRVREDLMRLAKDLQLPLLATNDLHYVAQGDAIAQDALLCINSGSKLHDPDRFSFDGEGYYLKSPAEMRHLWRELPDACDNTLLVADMCEVSFVEGEGRYMPRFECPPGESEQSWFIKEIQTGLGRRFPDGIPEYAQKQADYEIDVIVGKGYPGYFLVVADFINWAKDNGIRVGPGRGSGAGSMCAYAMGITDLDPVPHGLIFERFLNPERKSMPDFDVDFDERRRSEVIRYVSDKYGDDRVAMIATYGTIKAKQSVKDAARVMGHPFNVGEQLTKAMPADVMGKGVPLAKMWDKDHDRFGEGQEFRELVESEKHLGEVVDLAKGLEGLKRQWGVHAAGVIMSSEPLIDVIPIMRRLQDGQVLTQFDYPTCETLGLVKMDFLGLRNLTILDDALINITANRGEDIDLDALSKDMTDKATYRLLSRGDTLGVFQLDGGGMRTLLRLMQPDNFEDISAALALYRPGPMGVNAHTNFALRKNGRQEVVPLDPQLKGKLQPQMEDALGPILGTTYGLCVAGETPITDADTGERVRVDELEQRVRDGFFTFGVDGDGKVVRRRVTHWWQMPDKPVLAVHTSSGQMLRLSGDHKVLTPRGWVPAGELVPGVDRIARPRDVQEWTHPSSVTPDEAALLGYLVSDGYITLYENTFISSSPQLRAEVIRLSRGLFDDTHPVVDCLDRSAPRVRFAASPAGTGNGGNQQRGGFSSIGINRWLRELGYVDKTTAAHKFVPEAVKRASVLSRTRMLAALWDGDGHVGQKLAYYKTISHQLATDVQELLAGLGIPSRVAHADSYVSARHGIQDAWTVHVYDERFWQIITPVMVHRSKISPRDVLTKASRSRGVGLEHMLVHAGDVVRAATAPAARASLRSGAATLPALRRHLWREGHVDSAKTTHPVYDGSGLYPLNETSLAYLEAMGTAEDHFDASFDWVRVEQVVTGPPEPVYDITVDDVHNFVSTGMVLSNCIYQEQVMEIAQKLAGYTLGNADLLRRAMGKKKKEVLDAEYVPFSEGMKANGYNEASIAALWGVLVPFSDYAFNKAHTAAYGLVSYWTAYLKANYPAEYMAALLTSVGDDKDKSALYLNECRRMGIKVLPPSVNESVGTFAAVGSDIRFGLHAIRNVGRNVVDGIVSAREEKGAFTSFDDFLAKCPAPVCNKRTIESLIMGGAFDDLGHPRQGLVMVHEEYVDAFVGVKRQEAIGQDSLWDMFGSDDDQAEAPGAGIEGMGLRPVPDVEWSKQTKLTNEREMLGLYVSDHPLFGVEHVLQRAADTSIAALTQPDSGVKEGSHVTVAGLVTGLSVKRTKKGDLWAIATVEDLEGAIECLFFPKTYLTVQTMLTQDIVAVVRGRVNARDDTVSLYAEDLTIPEITDGPRGPVVLTLDYARATTGRIEEVKQVLAQHPGSTDVQIKLVQPGRSVTMSVDASYRVEPTEALIGDLKVILGARAVSA
- a CDS encoding AMP-binding protein, which gives rise to MTVNDFIGRAAAVYGERVAVVDEPDQPAPSLQDVTYARMRQLANAQAAHLDSLGIEVGDRVAVVSHNSARLLTSFFGVSGSGRVLVPINFRLAPEEVKFIVEHSGARVLYIDPELTSLIDEVSAEHTFVIGEDEHLFGGIDPATAQPRPWEADESAIATINYTSGTTARPKGVQITHRNIWTNAVTFGLHAGISDRDVYLHTLPMFHANGWGMPYAMTGVGAQHIVIRKIDGAEILRRVEKHGVTVMCAAPAVVNSVLAAAAEWDGEIPGRDTVRIIVAGAPPPTQTIARVEEELGWEFIQIYGLTETSPLLTINRTRAEWDDLSPQDRAAKLVRAGSPAIGCTMKVDEQSGEVLARSNVVMEGYWDLPEETERTFDGGWFHTGDGGTISDDGYVTISDRKKDVIITGGENVSSVEVEDVLFSHPDVTEVAVIGVPHDKWGETIMALVVVSEGSTATEADLIAWCKSKAAGYKAPTSIEFRDELARTATGKLQKFKLRAPYWEGRERQVN